A genomic stretch from Etheostoma cragini isolate CJK2018 unplaced genomic scaffold, CSU_Ecrag_1.0 ScbMSFa_3716, whole genome shotgun sequence includes:
- the LOC117940910 gene encoding type-2 ice-structuring protein-like has protein sequence MPDIEGAKSHAVFLRTAISPATGCPHNWSKFGQRCFFLEKARRTWANAQQFCKTIGGNLASIHSAEEYNHLQQMTSEPTWIGGSACQEETNWFWTDGTTLDFTFWCPAQPDNTKEQCCLQMNTGVGQCWDDVGCSSMQQSICVMSLI, from the exons ATGCCTGATATAGAGGGTGCAAAGTCCCATGCCGTTTTCCTTCGGACAGCAATTTCTCCGGCCACAGGTTGCCCCCACAACTGGAGTAAATTCGGTCAACGCTGCTTCTTTCTTGAGAAAGCAAGAAGGACTTGGGCTAATGCTCAG CAATTCTGTAAGACCATTGGAGGAAACCTGGCATCCATCCACAGCGCAGAGGAGTACAATCACTTACAGCAGATGACATCTGAACCAACATGGATTGGAGGCTCGGCTTGCCAAGAG GAAACTAATTGGTTCTGGACTGACGGTACAACTTTGGATTTTACGTTCTGGTGTCCAGCACAACCTGATAATACCAAAGAGCAGTGCTGTCTGCAGATGAATACTGGAG TTGGCCAATGCTGGGATGACGTAGGTTGTAGCAGTATGCAACAGTCAATCTGTGTCATGTCACTCATATGA